The nucleotide sequence tttcctcttctgtataaTGGGATATAATCATAGTACTCATCTCACAGGGGCCGTTGATGAAACTATTAAGGAGGTTTACATAGTTTATAAATGGCGGCTACTACTGTGAACTATGTTAACCATCCCTGACCGTTCGTTCCCAGATAAGGTTAACTCTTTCACTGGGGCCTGAGCATCGCAGTCACTGCTCTCCCCACATTTCATGATTATTGCTCATCTAATCATCTCCTCCCCACAAGGCAGCCCTTTGACACATCACTATCTTTCAGGACAGGGAAAGACCGGGACCAAAGAAGACATTTCATAAACACTtgttaaaataaggaaaataggggcgcctgggtggctcagtgggttaagccactgccttcggctcaggtcatgatctcggggtcctgggatcgagtcccacatcgggctctctgctcagcagggagcctgcttccctctctctctctctctctctgcctgcctctctgtctacttatgatctctctgtcaaataaataaataaaatcttaaaaaaaataaaataaggaaaataaggcAGTTCAGCCATAGTTCAAAGCTCCATCCAGAAGACCCTGAAGTGGTTGGGGCCACGCCATAGCAGAAAACATCCCCAAAGCCCTCTGAAATGTGTCCGAGGGCCCCTCCACTCCTGACCTTCTGGGATCCTTTCAGCCCAACCCCCCAAGACCTGCTGTTCTCACCCAACCCAGCATGGGGGCCTCCTGtctgccctcccctgctcaccTCCTCGATCCAGTCACTGAAGGCCGAGACTCGTGTGAACACTGTGGGCTTCTTGATGGTGTtgcagccgaaggcagacacaaagCTGGTCACCCCATGGACCTGCCAGGAGCCATCTGCTGCGGGGCAGTTGAGAGGTCCCCCAGAATCACCCTAGAATGGTCAGAGAGCGGTGGGGAGCTGAGCCATGTCTGAGATGGAAGGAATTGGTTCTGGTGGTGGGGGTTTTGGGAGCTCCCTGAGTGACTTGACCTCTCTAAGCCCCAGTTGGCTTGTTTGGGATGGGGACTAAAACCTGTCCTACGGGAtcttgtgagataataaatatacgATCCTAGCCCAGCCCCTAGCAGAGAGGAAGCCATGGATTCATGGTAGTTCTCGTTATTACTAGTCAGTTATCCTATTATGAATCCTCCTGACTTCTAATGCAGCAATATTATTGCTTTATCATAACTTCAGGACCATGGAGTTGAAGGTGACTTGGGAGATCCTGGCGTCAATGTCCCTTGCTGGGCTTCAGGGGAAACCCGAGGACCCGGTCAAGTGAGTTGCCCCAGGTCAAGTCAGTGTGAGCGGGGACCAGAAGCCAGAGGCCAGGCCGGTGTGTCTGGACCACACTGACTCCCTCAGAGTCCTGCCTGGTCCAGAGGCTGGGTGGGGCACGCAGGTAGGATGGCTTGTCTGCCTCCCAGGGTTCCCCAGGGCCCTGCCCTTCGCGCTGACTCACGTTGCACCCAGAGAGGATGTCCCCACCGGCGCACACCATGCTCTTCTTCACGGAGCTGCCCCACCAGTCCAGCTTGGAGCAGTGCTCATAGTCCACCACGGGCAGCAAGGCCTGCTGCAGCTTGTCTGGGAGCGGCCCACCAGCTGTGGGAGACACGGTGCTCAGTGGGGTGGCATGGGGGtgccgggcggggtgggggcctggggaaAGCAACTCTTCCAGGCTGTTGGGCACTCTCCTCCCACCAGAGGGTCCTGCCTGCTTTGTCCCCTGACACCTGGCACGTAGGAGACACTACAAAATGCCCAATCGAATACACTGGTGTTCTGGCGGATGGAGCGAGAAGGTGCTCCTGGGGGAGGCATGGGAGGCAAGTGCAAAACCCCATTCTGGTTATTCAAccccccggccccagccccggGCCCTGTCTTCCTGCCCACGGTCCCTGAGGCCGGCAGGAGGGGTCAGCACGCACTGTAGAGGCGGCCCCAGCCGCTGATGTAGCAAGGCGCCCCGTTGGGCAGGATGTCCCCGGCGGGTGGGAGGCAGGCGAGCTGGATGGCATCTCCCAGCTGAGCGCTGCGGGAGAGCTTGATGAGGGCGATGTCGTTGCTGGCGAGGAGGAAGGAGTCAGAAAGAGTCAGGCGAGCCTAGTTCTCCAGGGAGCCCAAGCCCCGCCTTCCAGCCTTTGCTACAGAGAGTTCACCTCCGGGATGTCCTCACTGCTCCCTTCCCTCCGAATCACGTGTGTTTTTAGGGCTGAGCAACCTCTCCCTCCCTTGCACCCATGCTGACCCTTGGCCTTCCTAGCTGTCCTCAGCTCCTACACTGAGGTTTGCGCACTTCCGCTGTGTCAGGATCATGGAGGTCACAGGTTTGCTGTGCTCCACCTCAGGGTTCCTGATGCAGCAGGTCTGGATAGGGCCTGAGAATTCACAtgtctaacaagttcccaggtgatgctgatgttgctggCCTGGGGACCACACTTCGAGAACCTCTGCCGTCAGTCATCGTCTGCTTGTCACTCAAGTCGTGACACCTAGGTCCCCTTTCCTCTCCACCTATCCCAGGAGTCCTGTGAGGATGGGTTAAGGTCATGATCATCATGGCCCGTCTCTCCTGCCATGCACTTGCAGGGGTTCTGCACCCTTCTCTGACCCTCATCAGAAAAGtgcagagccacccagacacgcGATTTTGTACCTGATTGAGGGGCTTAGTGTTCTCACCCAGTGATCACCTCCTTGACCTTCAAACCACCCAGGAAGCCCAGAAGGTCACGCTTGACATATGGACATAGTGACTTGTTCTGGAGCCTCTCAATCCGTTGCTCCTCCCTTTGCCCACTGGGCCAGGAACCCAGGATGCACTGGGCGAATGTTGGTTGAATGGAGGAACCCTTGGATTTGGGAAAGGGGATGCCAGAGGTGTCTTGGGTTCAATTCAACTAGCCAAGTGGACTTGGGAGAGTTCCTGGCCCTTCCGGAGGCCCTGCTGTCCTTCCACAAGGAGAGAGGTTTGGTGTAGATGGTCCTCAAAATCTCTCCTGGCTCTGACCCTCAGTGTGTGAGACTAGGGCTCAGGCTACTGGACCCAGCCCCACTGTCCCTGGGAGTCTCCTCAGAATCATCTTTGGGTCACGGCAGGGCAGGGGGGGCCAGTAACTTCTGGGTCCTAGGCCGAAGCATTCACTCACCCACAGGCTACACAGTTGGGGTTCCAAAGTGGGTGCACGAAGAGGTCCCCGGCATTGATGGGGATCACCTGTTCGGGGCCCTCCTCCTCAGCCCGGTTATACTCGCCCAACACCACCTGGTAGGTCAAGGAGCTCCTGCCGGTAGAAGTCAGGTCAGTCTGGGCTCACAGCCCCCGACTACCCCAGCCCTTCTGGTTCTAACGTGGAGACAGGGACAAGCAAAAGAACTTACGAGATGCAGTGGCCTGCAGTCATGACCCAGTCAGGGGCGATAAGGCTGCCACCACAGGTGTGGTGGAAGGTTCCATCCTTCTTGTACTGCAAGGAGACCTGGTGGCAAGGGAGGGAGGAGCCTAAGAGGTCTGGACCCCCAGTGAGGGCTGATATTCACAGCTGTATCGGTTG is from Meles meles chromosome 1, mMelMel3.1 paternal haplotype, whole genome shotgun sequence and encodes:
- the LOC123952856 gene encoding proproteinase E, producing the protein MCVLPIISKLTMLRLLSSLLFVAFASGCGRPSYHPSARVVNGEDAVPYSWPWQVSLQYKKDGTFHHTCGGSLIAPDWVMTAGHCISSSLTYQVVLGEYNRAEEEGPEQVIPINAGDLFVHPLWNPNCVACGNDIALIKLSRSAQLGDAIQLACLPPAGDILPNGAPCYISGWGRLYTGGPLPDKLQQALLPVVDYEHCSKLDWWGSSVKKSMVCAGGDILSGCNGDSGGPLNCPAADGSWQVHGVTSFVSAFGCNTIKKPTVFTRVSAFSDWIEEVTSSH